A single window of Rhodococcus jostii RHA1 DNA harbors:
- a CDS encoding NAD(P)/FAD-dependent oxidoreductase → MNTVPNSIVVLGASLAGLSAVRALRAKGYTGRLIVAGSEQSLPYDRPPLSKEFLTGDLTDEDLLLMNSDDDTLDVEWRMNRTATGLVYSPGGLHRVTFDDGSHFDADAVVVATGARARTLPGHSGLAGVHTLRSIDDARALRDSLSRAQNLVIVGAGFIGAEVASTAARMSLNVTVVEASPTPLAGPLGIELGAICAGQHAAHGVRLLTGAVVAALLGDDAVEAVQLSDGTILPADAVVVGIGAVPNVEWARDSELMIDDGFLTDSSCRTNVPGVYAIGDCARTFDDAHQVHHRSEHWSNAVAQAATVADTIMATPSGPAAIPYFWSHQYGKMLQFAGTRHSTDEVRFVDGDPGTGTFVATYDRDGDTVGVFAMNSPRLFTRYKKQLARSRA, encoded by the coding sequence ATGAACACTGTCCCGAATTCCATTGTGGTACTGGGCGCTTCCCTCGCCGGACTGTCGGCGGTGCGCGCACTGCGCGCGAAGGGATACACCGGCCGCCTCATCGTGGCCGGCAGCGAGCAGTCCCTGCCCTACGACCGGCCGCCCCTGTCCAAGGAATTCCTCACCGGCGACCTGACCGACGAGGATCTGCTGTTGATGAACAGCGACGACGACACCCTCGACGTCGAATGGCGCATGAACAGAACGGCCACCGGTCTGGTCTACTCCCCCGGCGGGCTCCACCGCGTCACGTTCGACGACGGGTCCCACTTCGACGCCGATGCCGTCGTCGTCGCGACGGGCGCGCGGGCCCGAACCCTGCCCGGCCACTCCGGCCTCGCCGGCGTGCACACACTCAGGTCGATCGACGACGCACGCGCACTGCGGGATTCGCTGTCGCGTGCGCAGAACCTCGTGATCGTGGGAGCAGGGTTCATCGGCGCCGAGGTGGCCTCCACCGCGGCCCGCATGAGCCTGAACGTCACCGTCGTCGAGGCGTCACCGACGCCGCTGGCGGGCCCGCTCGGCATCGAACTCGGGGCGATCTGCGCTGGACAGCATGCCGCACACGGCGTCCGTCTCCTCACCGGGGCAGTCGTCGCCGCGCTGCTCGGTGACGACGCGGTCGAAGCCGTCCAGCTGAGCGACGGAACGATCCTCCCCGCGGACGCCGTGGTGGTCGGAATCGGGGCCGTCCCCAACGTCGAATGGGCACGCGATTCGGAATTGATGATCGACGACGGTTTCCTCACCGACTCGTCGTGCCGCACGAACGTGCCCGGCGTGTACGCGATCGGTGACTGCGCACGGACTTTCGACGACGCCCACCAGGTGCACCACCGAAGCGAGCACTGGAGCAACGCCGTCGCCCAGGCGGCCACCGTCGCCGACACGATCATGGCCACGCCGTCCGGGCCCGCCGCGATCCCGTACTTCTGGTCCCACCAGTACGGCAAGATGCTGCAGTTCGCCGGCACGAGACACAGCACCGACGAGGTCCGGTTCGTCGACGGCGACCCCGGAACCGGCACGTTCGTGGCCACCTACGACCGGGACGGCGACACCGTCGGCGTGTTCGCGATGAACAGTCCCCGGCTGTTCACCCGGTACAAGAAGCAACTCGCTAGGTCGCGGGCCTGA
- a CDS encoding aromatic ring-hydroxylating oxygenase subunit alpha yields MSAPDVQAPAPASAPAPALIPTLGGRYYTDADIFTDEQENLFEAMWFCAVRAADLADPGAFRKITVGRESVLLVRGRDGELRAFLNICRHRGAMLCTEDEGQIRRNLQCPYHAWTYGLDGKLVAAPNMAALRDETGADIDRVRYGLVPVALREWLGYAWVCLADEPPSFEDEVVGAVTERLGDPAAIDRYQIGTLELGRRIVYDVAANWKLIIENFMECYHCATIHPELTEVLPEFADGLAAQYFVGHGAAFGDDVEGFTIDGSGGFESLSGISEDQDRKYYAITIRPQVFVNLVPDHVIFHRMYPVSADRTIVECDWLYSPEVTASGRDVSRSVELFHRVNQQDFDACERTQPTMASKAYRNGGVLVPAEHHIGEFHEWLLERLSGDPR; encoded by the coding sequence ATGTCCGCTCCGGACGTTCAAGCCCCCGCCCCTGCCTCCGCGCCCGCACCGGCACTGATCCCCACCCTGGGTGGCCGGTACTACACCGACGCCGACATCTTCACGGACGAACAGGAGAATCTGTTCGAGGCAATGTGGTTCTGCGCCGTCCGCGCCGCCGATCTCGCCGACCCCGGAGCCTTCCGGAAGATCACGGTGGGCCGGGAGAGCGTGCTCCTCGTCCGCGGCCGCGACGGGGAACTGCGCGCCTTCCTCAACATCTGCCGGCACCGCGGCGCCATGCTGTGCACCGAGGACGAAGGGCAGATCCGCAGAAACCTGCAGTGCCCCTACCACGCGTGGACGTACGGACTCGACGGCAAACTGGTGGCCGCCCCCAACATGGCCGCGCTGCGCGACGAGACCGGAGCCGACATCGACCGGGTGCGGTACGGGCTGGTGCCGGTCGCGCTTCGCGAATGGCTCGGCTACGCATGGGTGTGCCTGGCCGACGAACCTCCGTCGTTCGAGGACGAGGTCGTCGGCGCCGTCACCGAACGACTCGGTGATCCGGCCGCCATCGACCGGTACCAGATCGGAACCCTCGAACTCGGCCGCCGGATCGTCTACGACGTCGCGGCCAACTGGAAGCTGATCATCGAGAACTTCATGGAGTGCTACCACTGCGCGACCATCCACCCCGAGCTCACCGAGGTACTTCCCGAGTTCGCGGACGGCCTTGCGGCACAGTACTTCGTGGGGCACGGTGCCGCCTTCGGTGACGACGTCGAGGGATTCACCATCGACGGAAGCGGCGGATTCGAGTCGTTGTCCGGCATCAGCGAAGACCAGGACCGCAAGTACTACGCCATCACGATCCGGCCGCAGGTCTTCGTCAACCTCGTGCCCGACCACGTCATCTTCCACCGCATGTACCCCGTGTCCGCGGATCGCACCATCGTCGAATGCGACTGGCTGTACTCGCCGGAGGTCACCGCTTCGGGTCGCGACGTCTCCCGTTCGGTGGAGCTTTTCCACCGGGTCAACCAGCAGGACTTCGACGCCTGCGAGCGGACCCAGCCCACGATGGCGTCGAAGGCGTACCGGAACGGGGGTGTGCTGGTGCCCGCGGAACACCACATCGGCGAATTCCACGAATGGCTACTCGAAAGGCTGAGCGGGGATCCCCGATGA
- a CDS encoding APC family permease — protein sequence MTSTDNTTGDHDSGLEEFGYKESLDRSIGKFASFAAGVSYISILTGTFQLFYFGFGTAGPAYLWSWPLVFVGQLAVALCFMELAAKYPIAGSVYNWAKTLGSRIVGWSAGWLMLTASIVTLSAVVLALQLNLPRLWSGFQIVGDGTGEHDFATNAVILGTVMIGFTTVVNALGVRLMAMINSAGVFIEIIAAVLIAIILAANMTRGPQVFFSTHGYGAGESGGYLGAFLVATLASGYVMYGFDTASSLGEETVEPRRTAPKAIFRAILASFVIGGAILVFAVMAAPDLDDPKIGASDGSLQYIVEQVMWGPLGTIFLVCIVIAVTVCSLAVHTAAIRLTFAMARDNALPFGERLARVHPRTRTPVVPAVTIGVVAALILVVNIGQPHIFTVLTSIAIIMIYLAYLMVTGPMLKKRLRGEWPPRDLKEGGYFTMGRWGLPVNLVALVWGIGMALNLAWPREAVYGEPWYNTWGAFVYIGVILGFGLLWYLTTGRHHIGTLTSHCAAVVTPAPESEPNDKELAR from the coding sequence ATGACCAGTACCGACAATACGACCGGCGATCACGACAGTGGACTCGAGGAATTCGGCTACAAGGAGTCCCTCGATCGCAGTATCGGCAAGTTCGCGAGCTTCGCCGCGGGCGTCAGCTACATCTCCATCCTGACCGGCACTTTCCAGTTGTTCTACTTCGGATTCGGCACCGCAGGCCCCGCCTACCTGTGGTCGTGGCCGTTGGTGTTCGTCGGCCAGCTCGCCGTGGCGCTCTGCTTCATGGAGTTGGCCGCAAAATATCCGATCGCCGGCTCCGTGTACAACTGGGCGAAGACGCTCGGCAGCCGAATAGTGGGGTGGTCCGCGGGCTGGCTGATGCTCACCGCGTCGATCGTCACCCTGTCGGCCGTTGTGCTGGCGCTGCAGCTCAACCTGCCGCGGCTGTGGAGCGGCTTCCAGATCGTCGGTGACGGCACCGGAGAACACGACTTCGCCACCAACGCCGTCATTCTCGGGACGGTGATGATCGGCTTCACCACCGTCGTCAACGCGCTCGGTGTCCGTCTCATGGCGATGATCAACAGCGCCGGGGTGTTCATCGAGATCATCGCGGCGGTGCTGATCGCGATCATCCTCGCCGCCAACATGACCCGCGGCCCACAGGTGTTCTTCTCCACCCACGGATACGGCGCAGGCGAAAGCGGCGGATACCTCGGTGCGTTCCTGGTGGCGACGCTCGCGTCGGGTTACGTGATGTACGGCTTCGACACCGCGAGTTCACTGGGCGAGGAGACGGTGGAACCCCGACGGACGGCCCCCAAGGCGATCTTCCGCGCGATCCTCGCCTCGTTCGTGATCGGCGGCGCGATCCTCGTGTTCGCCGTGATGGCGGCACCCGACCTCGACGACCCGAAGATCGGCGCGTCGGACGGCAGCCTGCAGTACATCGTGGAGCAGGTGATGTGGGGTCCGCTGGGCACGATCTTCCTGGTGTGCATCGTGATCGCGGTGACGGTCTGCTCGCTGGCGGTGCACACCGCCGCGATCCGGCTGACCTTTGCCATGGCCCGCGACAACGCCCTCCCGTTCGGTGAGCGGCTCGCCCGGGTCCACCCGCGGACGCGGACACCCGTCGTGCCTGCGGTGACCATCGGGGTGGTGGCCGCGCTGATCCTGGTGGTCAACATCGGTCAGCCGCACATCTTCACCGTGCTGACGTCGATCGCGATCATCATGATCTACCTGGCCTACCTGATGGTCACCGGGCCGATGCTGAAGAAGCGGCTGCGGGGTGAGTGGCCGCCGCGGGACCTGAAGGAGGGCGGCTACTTCACGATGGGCAGATGGGGACTGCCCGTCAACCTCGTCGCACTCGTCTGGGGAATCGGGATGGCCCTCAACCTCGCGTGGCCGCGCGAGGCCGTGTACGGCGAACCGTGGTACAACACCTGGGGCGCCTTCGTCTACATCGGCGTCATCCTCGGGTTCGGCCTGTTGTGGTACCTCACCACCGGCCGGCACCACATCGGAACGTTGACGTCACACTGCGCGGCGGTGGTAACGCCCGCGCCGGAATCCGAACCGAACGACAAGGAGCTCGCCCGATGA
- a CDS encoding IclR family transcriptional regulator, giving the protein MSESEAPAAQGAEGKAKTVHAVERAIDVLEIVAAEGRVGASEIAVRLGVHKSTVSRLIASLQQRGFVEEAGVRGKYQLGFAVVRLAEATVAQSGLVEVAQPECDRLADAFGETVNLAVLDGAATLNVLEARSDRHVALRTWVGQVTPAHATATGKVLVSEMTSGQLRSRLGPHLSALTPNTITDFKAFDVELEHVRSRGWASTAEELEAGLNSIAVPVRSKVTNRIVASICVSGPEYRLAPERFEAVALELADAVVRIEAQQSVGAGD; this is encoded by the coding sequence ATGAGTGAATCCGAGGCGCCCGCGGCCCAGGGCGCAGAAGGAAAGGCGAAGACCGTGCACGCGGTGGAACGTGCCATCGACGTGCTCGAGATAGTCGCGGCCGAAGGCCGTGTCGGCGCCTCGGAGATCGCCGTGCGTCTCGGCGTGCACAAATCGACCGTGTCACGCCTGATCGCATCGCTGCAGCAACGCGGATTCGTGGAGGAGGCGGGCGTCCGCGGTAAGTATCAGCTCGGATTCGCGGTAGTGCGGTTGGCCGAGGCCACGGTCGCGCAGAGCGGGCTCGTCGAGGTTGCGCAGCCGGAGTGCGACCGCCTGGCCGACGCCTTCGGGGAGACGGTCAACCTCGCCGTGCTGGACGGTGCGGCGACCCTCAATGTGCTCGAGGCCCGCAGCGATCGCCACGTCGCGCTGCGCACGTGGGTGGGTCAGGTGACCCCGGCGCACGCGACCGCGACGGGCAAGGTGCTGGTCTCGGAAATGACGTCCGGCCAGCTCCGAAGCCGGTTGGGGCCGCACCTGAGCGCGCTCACTCCCAACACGATCACCGACTTCAAGGCTTTCGACGTCGAACTCGAGCACGTGCGGTCGCGAGGGTGGGCGTCCACGGCCGAGGAGCTCGAAGCGGGGCTCAATTCCATCGCCGTACCGGTGCGGAGCAAGGTCACCAACCGGATCGTCGCGTCGATCTGCGTGTCCGGGCCGGAGTACCGGCTGGCGCCCGAACGATTCGAGGCGGTGGCACTCGAGCTCGCCGACGCAGTCGTGCGGATCGAGGCGCAGCAATCCGTCGGCGCGGGTGACTGA
- a CDS encoding aldehyde dehydrogenase family protein, which produces MKMTALSADQGVQRLFGKVNFIAGEWVAATSGRTRDCIDPATGNVIATVDEASPEDAARAVQAARSAFDAGDWPETAVAVRSSLLSRVADLLERDKEELARIETLNTGKTLVESRIDIDDVVSVFRYYARLALVSSDRVVDVGDPAVVSRVVREPIGVCVLIAPWNYPLLQISWKVAPALAAGCTMVLKPSEVTPLSTIAFARLIEEAGVPAGVVNLVQGSGADLGPALTDTGDVDFISFTGGLATGTTILRTAAKHVTKVAVELGGKNPHIVFADAEWESSVDQVLTGVFLHSGQVCSAGTRLIVEESIADDFVAALVSRAEAIRVGPGLDPGTETGPLVSTAQRDKIEAYVALGISEGAALRTGGSRPADPALDGGSYYLPTIFDHCDRSMRIVQEETFGPILTVERFTTEEDAVRLGNDTEYGLAAGVRTSDAARGERVVRRLRHGTVWLNDFGYYTAAAEWGGFKKSGNGRELGPAGLSEYQEVKHIWNNTTSPLAGWFTAT; this is translated from the coding sequence ATGAAGATGACGGCACTATCCGCGGATCAGGGCGTCCAGAGGTTGTTCGGGAAGGTGAATTTCATCGCGGGGGAGTGGGTGGCGGCGACGTCGGGGCGCACCCGCGACTGCATCGACCCGGCAACCGGGAACGTGATCGCCACGGTCGACGAGGCGTCGCCCGAAGACGCGGCGCGAGCCGTGCAGGCGGCCCGGTCGGCCTTCGACGCCGGGGACTGGCCGGAGACGGCGGTCGCCGTGCGGTCGTCGCTCCTGTCGCGTGTCGCGGATCTGCTCGAGCGCGACAAGGAGGAATTGGCGCGTATCGAGACGCTGAACACCGGTAAGACGTTGGTGGAGAGCCGAATCGACATCGACGACGTCGTCTCGGTATTCCGGTACTACGCCCGGCTGGCCCTCGTCTCCAGCGACCGGGTGGTCGACGTGGGTGACCCCGCCGTCGTCTCCCGGGTCGTTCGCGAACCGATCGGGGTGTGCGTCCTCATCGCGCCGTGGAACTACCCGCTGCTCCAGATTTCCTGGAAGGTGGCACCCGCACTGGCCGCCGGTTGCACGATGGTGCTCAAGCCCAGCGAAGTCACGCCACTGAGCACGATCGCGTTCGCCCGGCTGATCGAGGAGGCGGGTGTGCCCGCCGGTGTCGTCAACCTGGTGCAGGGGAGCGGCGCCGACCTCGGACCCGCGCTGACCGACACCGGTGACGTCGACTTCATCTCGTTCACCGGTGGACTCGCGACCGGCACCACCATTCTGCGGACGGCCGCGAAGCACGTCACGAAGGTCGCCGTGGAACTCGGCGGGAAGAACCCGCACATCGTGTTCGCGGACGCCGAGTGGGAGTCGTCGGTCGACCAGGTGCTCACCGGCGTCTTCCTGCATTCGGGGCAGGTGTGCTCGGCCGGGACGCGGTTGATCGTCGAGGAGTCGATCGCCGACGACTTCGTCGCCGCCCTCGTCTCGCGCGCCGAGGCCATCCGCGTCGGCCCCGGGCTCGATCCCGGCACCGAGACCGGACCTCTCGTGTCGACGGCGCAGCGCGACAAGATCGAAGCCTATGTGGCACTAGGTATCTCCGAGGGAGCGGCACTCCGGACGGGTGGTTCCCGGCCCGCCGATCCCGCGCTCGACGGCGGCAGCTACTACCTGCCCACCATCTTCGACCACTGCGACCGGTCCATGCGCATCGTACAGGAGGAAACGTTCGGGCCCATTCTCACGGTCGAGAGGTTCACCACCGAGGAGGACGCGGTCCGGCTCGGCAACGACACCGAGTACGGCCTCGCCGCCGGAGTCCGGACGTCGGACGCCGCCCGCGGCGAACGGGTGGTGCGCCGCCTGCGCCACGGGACGGTGTGGCTCAACGACTTCGGGTACTACACCGCGGCGGCGGAATGGGGCGGATTCAAGAAGTCCGGCAACGGGCGCGAACTCGGACCCGCCGGGCTCTCCGAATACCAGGAAGTCAAACACATCTGGAACAACACGACCTCGCCTCTCGCGGGTTGGTTCACCGCGACCTGA
- a CDS encoding bifunctional 3-phenylpropionate/cinnamic acid dioxygenase ferredoxin subunit, whose product MTHPGATAFPVCELVTLPVGEVVTVTPPGLAPISVFHTSDGLYAIDDTCTHQDASLADGWVEGCTVECPLHEACFDLRTGVPSGPPAKIAVRTHDVSIVDGTVLLHLDQKGDAR is encoded by the coding sequence GTGACCCACCCCGGCGCCACGGCGTTCCCCGTCTGCGAACTCGTGACACTGCCCGTGGGCGAAGTCGTCACGGTGACCCCGCCGGGCTTGGCTCCCATCTCCGTCTTCCACACCTCCGACGGCCTGTATGCCATCGACGACACCTGCACCCATCAGGACGCCTCCCTCGCCGACGGCTGGGTGGAAGGCTGCACCGTCGAGTGCCCGCTCCACGAGGCGTGCTTCGACCTCCGCACCGGAGTGCCCTCGGGCCCGCCGGCCAAGATCGCGGTTCGCACACACGACGTGTCGATCGTCGACGGCACCGTGCTGCTTCATCTCGACCAGAAGGGCGACGCCCGATGA